Proteins encoded within one genomic window of Phototrophicus methaneseepsis:
- a CDS encoding nucleoside hydrolase, protein MTFPHIPEVVRLTRLEPPQKKVRMVLDTDTYNEIDDQFAVVYALLSTEDMNVEAIYAAPFFNDRSTSPGDGMEHSYAEILRLLERLGRSPEGFVYKGAMDYLGVGLVPQDSPAVQDLIQRALASPEDDPLYVVAIGAITNIASAILLEPTIIEHIVVVWLGGHALYWPHTQEFNLQQDVPAARVVLDSGVPLIHMPCNGVTTHLATTLAELDAFMHGKSHVGDYLYDIYEAYMPDHYAHSKVIWDIITIAWLINPDWVPTNLVHSPVLTDQVTWSEDHSRHFIRTATAVDRDAIFRDLFDKLRLSGYSTSQP, encoded by the coding sequence ATGACCTTCCCTCATATCCCGGAGGTAGTGCGCCTCACCCGGTTGGAGCCACCCCAGAAAAAAGTGCGGATGGTGTTGGATACCGATACTTATAATGAAATTGACGATCAATTCGCCGTGGTATATGCCTTGCTCTCAACGGAGGATATGAACGTCGAAGCGATTTATGCAGCGCCGTTCTTCAATGATCGCTCTACCAGCCCCGGCGATGGCATGGAACACAGTTATGCAGAGATTTTGCGCCTGCTGGAACGGCTGGGACGCTCGCCGGAAGGCTTCGTCTATAAAGGGGCGATGGACTATCTCGGCGTGGGCCTAGTGCCGCAAGATAGCCCTGCGGTGCAGGATTTGATCCAGCGCGCATTAGCCAGCCCAGAGGATGATCCGCTGTATGTGGTTGCCATCGGGGCGATCACCAATATTGCATCAGCCATTTTGCTGGAACCAACCATTATTGAGCATATCGTCGTTGTGTGGCTGGGTGGGCATGCGCTCTACTGGCCGCATACGCAGGAGTTCAACCTCCAACAGGATGTCCCCGCTGCCCGCGTCGTACTGGATAGCGGCGTGCCGCTTATCCATATGCCTTGCAACGGCGTGACAACCCATCTAGCCACCACCCTGGCAGAGCTAGACGCCTTTATGCATGGCAAAAGCCACGTGGGGGATTATCTCTATGATATTTACGAAGCCTACATGCCAGATCATTATGCCCATTCCAAGGTGATCTGGGACATCATTACCATCGCATGGCTCATCAACCCGGATTGGGTGCCAACGAACCTCGTTCATAGCCCTGTGTTGACGGACCAGGTGACATGGAGCGAAGATCATTCGCGCCACTTCATCCGTACAGCCACCGCTGTAGACCGGGACGCTATCTTCCGTGACTTATTCGATAAACTCAGGCTCAGCGGCTACAGCACATCACAGCCATGA
- a CDS encoding antibiotic biosynthesis monooxygenase family protein, giving the protein MIVICNRIPVNPEHAAAFEERFADRANLVDGMLGFISFQLLRPTAEGDPYVVMTFWESEEAFQGWTQSAEFKEGHARSGSLPPETFLGHPKLEKFEVIQSTAKIERLSE; this is encoded by the coding sequence ATGATCGTGATTTGCAACCGTATTCCAGTCAACCCAGAACACGCCGCTGCCTTTGAAGAGCGCTTTGCCGACCGGGCCAATCTGGTCGATGGCATGCTAGGGTTCATCTCATTCCAGCTCCTGCGCCCCACTGCGGAAGGCGATCCTTATGTGGTCATGACCTTCTGGGAATCCGAAGAAGCATTCCAGGGCTGGACGCAGTCGGCTGAGTTCAAAGAAGGCCATGCACGCTCTGGCTCTTTGCCGCCGGAGACCTTCCTGGGGCACCCCAAGCTTGAAAAGTTCGAGGTCATCCAGAGTACCGCCAAAATTGAGCGTTTGTCAGAATAA